Part of the Candidatus Hydrogenedentota bacterium genome, GGGAACCTGTGGCAGAAGATGTCGTTAGAAATAGGACTGACTTACTGCGCTTGAATGAGCGCAAATTTCAGCTCTCACCTACACAATGGGACACACTATCCACGGTACGTACTCCGAAAGAGTTTGAGTGGAAGGACACTTTTTTCGACAAATCACTAGCCCACCACGTTCCCACTGAGCGCGGAATCTACGCCTTCATAGTCCGACCTTGCGAGCATCCAGGACCACCACATCAGTATCTGATATATATTGGAATGACTGATCGTTGTCTTCGGACGCGATTTCGCGAATACTTGGCAGAGAAAAAGCAAAAGAAACGAATGAAGTTTTATGATTGGCTCAACAAATATGAAAGGCATCTCTATTTTTACTACGCATCAATACCAGACCAGCGGGTTAGCCTTTCGAAGCTGGAACGATCATTAAACGATGTGTTTATCCCGCCGCTGAACGAGAACGACCTCTCCGCAGAGATTCGCGAAGGAAAGAGAGCTTTTGTCTAATGAGTAAGAGATATTACATGCCAGCGTTACGCGGATGCATGGGGGATTGGATCTATTATACCTGCCTCATGAATTTTGGTGACGTGAGTAATCGCATTTCATTCGCCAAGGAGATCCACAGCAGCAAAGGGCTGTCGGACTTGCTCCAAAGAACCCTCGACGAGAGTGAGCGGGCTGTGGACATTGCGGAGTATCTCAATGGCGTGAAGGAGAGATTCTTTTCTTCGATGGTAGTAGCGGTATACGGTGGCGACCCACAGTGGTACGAATTCGGAAACATAACACCGAAGAATGACGCGATTTCAATAGAAGACTATAGGCCACAGGATGTCTGGAAGATGGGCTTCTTGAGTCTTTCTGGTGGCGAACACTTATTTGCACTGGACGGACAGCATCGACTCGCGGGCATCAAACGCGCAATCGTAAAGAATCCCGCCCTCGTAAACGAAGAGTTACCTGTGATTTTTGTATCCCACAAGACCAGTGTGCGCGGGGTTCAGCGCACCAGGCGGTTATTTACAACCTTGAACAAAAAGGCTAAGCCGGTTCGAGAGAACGAAATCATTCAGCTGGATGAGGATGATGTCATGGCGATCTGCACGCGACGGTTGGTGGAAGAGCACCCCAGCTTTAATAGAGGACAAATCGCCATCACTACTTCTGCAAGTCTGTCTCGGGACTCAAAATCTTGGATAACAATAAGAAATTTGTACAATATTTTAAAACTGGTTTTCAGAAAGATCGAGCCACGGGCCACGACAAAATCGCTAAGCTGGAACCGCCCTTCTGAAGTTGAACTTGATGCCTACTACAATACCGCCACCGGCTTTTTCGAACTGCTTGGAAAGTACAACAAGCCATTGGGTCGATATTTCGCAGCCAAGAACAATTCTGAAGGGATTGTTCGAGCAAACCGACACGCAAAAGGGGGACATATTCTATTTCGTCCTCAGGGGCTCAAAATAGTAACGGAAATAATTTCAGAGCTCACCCACGAAATGAGCCTTGAACAAGCCGTGCTGGCTGCAAGCAAGCTCCCAACTGAACTAGCTGAAGCTCCATACAAAGGGGTGCTGTGGCTCGACGAAGCGTCGAAAATACAAACCAAAGCAGATGCAGTAACTAGGGATTACCTGCTCCAAAAGTTGGGTAAACTGTCTGCTGAGAGAAAAAGGACACTAAACGCTCGGTGGAAATCCTTTTCAGGTGGTCGCAATATGCCGAAATGATGGCCCAGTAAGAACCGCTTATTCCCAACAACGAACCCTCTCCGCATGGCGGCCAGGCAATTTGCAGAAGGCTACGCCTTTCGGGAGCGTCGTGTCCGAAAACTCTTGTGGCTGAACTTTGCGGCCATAGGCACCCTGTAGCTTTCTAAGTCCCTTTTCCGTTTGTGCACATGCGAATGAAATTACTGCGCCAAGTTGTGTGGTGAAGTCATCGGCTTGCCCTTCAAAATCGCTGGGATCTTGCGACAATAGCATCACGACAGAGCCCTTCGATGCCCCTTGGCGTATGATATCAACAAGAGACTGGTATTTCTTTTCTGCGAGAATACGCCGGGCTTCGTCTATAACGAGTATATGCCTCAGGCCACGAAAGCCGGATTCGAGTGGGGCATCCTCCAGCCTTAGGAGATACGACTTCAGTGCGTCAAGAACCAAAAGAATAATGAGTCGCTTCAACTCTTCGGAGCCGATACGATTTAGACTTAGCACCCATGACCGACGGAAGAAATCCTCCGCGGACATATTGGGCGAAAAGCAATTGAGACTCGTCACTTCATTGAGACGGCTTACGATACTATCCTTATTCTTGCCACTTGCAACTAGTTCAAGCTCATAAGCATCTCGAATCGCCTCCAGGTTTCGATTGTGCCCTCTGCTTAGCACTTGTTCTATTGCTACGCGCAAGGAGTCCCGCTGTACATCTCCTGAAGCACGGCAGGCTAGGGCGATGCTATCGCGCAAGACCATAGCTTCACTCGTCAAATTGACATTCCCAAACTCTGCCTTAGGCAAAAAATCGAGCGGAATAGGCTGCTCTCCCACTTCCAAAATTGTGCAGTTGGACGGTGTAGCCCCAAGCCGCTGAAATAAAGCGGAAGAATCTAAAAAATCCCCTTTGGGGTCAATGATAAGAAACGGAAGTTCAACCTGGTCGACCATCTGCCCGACTATCTGCATTCCCGTCGTGGTCTTTCCAGTGCGGGTCTTGCCCATCAGTGCGATGTGAGGAGAGACCCCACTGCCATTAATGGCATATCCCACCTTCTCAGAGCTAGGCAGCGATTCACTAACGGAACCAACGCGAATGCGGATTTCTTGGGGGCGTGCGCTATTTATAGAAATATTTCGAGGTGAGAACGTTGTGGCCCCGGCCGGGAGCAGCATCGATAGCCCCGTAACAAAGTCCTCGACATTCTTGTCACTGGCTTCCCACGAATCTGACAGCAGCTTCGCCCCGCGAGCCCAATGTGCTTCTACCGCTTGCCGAAAATCGTCGGTCGAAACCGACTCTTGAAAGCCGTTGTCCATTACTATGGCGGAGATCCATAAGTCCAATTCTTTTCCAAACAGATTTTCCCCCCGGATTGAAGTTGTATTTCTGGTCTCATCTCGCTCAAGTGGTGTCGGTATATCGGGGACCGCAAGGGAGCGTCCGATCGAGAGCCGCGCGGTATCATATCGATTCGTCAACCCCAGTCGCGTCCTCAATTCGTCCTCGAAGTTGAAAGCAGCTTGAGTGGGGTAGAATCCAGCCTTTGCTATGGCGTCTCTAGTTGTTCGGTTCATGGGACTCACCAAAAAAAGTGTTGTCATGCACAACCGAGCACTGTTTGGCATGATCGAATTTTACTAGTACCTTTTGCGATACATTAACTTCAACGGCAGATAAAATATCCTCCGTCACTTCTTGATCATGTGTCAGGATGATTATTTGATCTAAATCGACTTTTGTAAGAGCTTTCATCAGCCGTGGACGATACTCTGAATCCGCATTGCCGAGGGGCGTATCAATTACTAACGGCACCCGTCGCCCCGTCATCTCTGCAAGGGCCAAGGAAAAGGCGATACCGAAAGTTCGCCTTTCAAAGCCGCTCATGCTATCTATGGATTGCTGCCGACTGTTCCGAAATGTAAACATTGGCGACGTTTGACCATCCTCTGGAAAGGATATGCGACCACCACTATAACGAGGGTCCGCAATAGTGGTGAAATGTGATGTCACAAGTTCCTGCAATCTTCCCAGTGCGATTGGCTGCAGTTTGTCTGTCAATTCCCCCGTCAAGATCCGAACCCTGTCCGCGATAGCAATACGTTTCTGTTCTGGTTCCATAGTGGCTATCTCATCACGAAGCCTTCTAATTTCACCGTTGATCGTGTGAAGATCACTCTTGTATTTTCTAACCTCATTCTCCGACCCGCCAATCCGCCTGATAGCCTCGCCAATCTGTGACTCATTGTCACTAATAAGCTGACGAAGGTCTTCAAGGTCCTGGGGCGCGTCAGTCTCACGCTCGAAGCGAATTCGT contains:
- a CDS encoding DUF87 domain-containing protein; translated protein: MNRTTRDAIAKAGFYPTQAAFNFEDELRTRLGLTNRYDTARLSIGRSLAVPDIPTPLERDETRNTTSIRGENLFGKELDLWISAIVMDNGFQESVSTDDFRQAVEAHWARGAKLLSDSWEASDKNVEDFVTGLSMLLPAGATTFSPRNISINSARPQEIRIRVGSVSESLPSSEKVGYAINGSGVSPHIALMGKTRTGKTTTGMQIVGQMVDQVELPFLIIDPKGDFLDSSALFQRLGATPSNCTILEVGEQPIPLDFLPKAEFGNVNLTSEAMVLRDSIALACRASGDVQRDSLRVAIEQVLSRGHNRNLEAIRDAYELELVASGKNKDSIVSRLNEVTSLNCFSPNMSAEDFFRRSWVLSLNRIGSEELKRLIILLVLDALKSYLLRLEDAPLESGFRGLRHILVIDEARRILAEKKYQSLVDIIRQGASKGSVVMLLSQDPSDFEGQADDFTTQLGAVISFACAQTEKGLRKLQGAYGRKVQPQEFSDTTLPKGVAFCKLPGRHAERVRCWE
- a CDS encoding DGQHR domain-containing protein codes for the protein MPALRGCMGDWIYYTCLMNFGDVSNRISFAKEIHSSKGLSDLLQRTLDESERAVDIAEYLNGVKERFFSSMVVAVYGGDPQWYEFGNITPKNDAISIEDYRPQDVWKMGFLSLSGGEHLFALDGQHRLAGIKRAIVKNPALVNEELPVIFVSHKTSVRGVQRTRRLFTTLNKKAKPVRENEIIQLDEDDVMAICTRRLVEEHPSFNRGQIAITTSASLSRDSKSWITIRNLYNILKLVFRKIEPRATTKSLSWNRPSEVELDAYYNTATGFFELLGKYNKPLGRYFAAKNNSEGIVRANRHAKGGHILFRPQGLKIVTEIISELTHEMSLEQAVLAASKLPTELAEAPYKGVLWLDEASKIQTKADAVTRDYLLQKLGKLSAERKRTLNARWKSFSGGRNMPK